A single Natrinema pellirubrum DSM 15624 DNA region contains:
- a CDS encoding isopentenyl phosphate kinase, with amino-acid sequence MIVLKLGGSVITEKDRPETLDGDALARAADAIAALEGDEDLVVVHGGGSFGHHNASEHGITTTAGTHDASAALDVHGAMKTLNQFVLGRLLERDVEAVPVHPFSAGRRDAEGNLQLPTGQVETMLTEGFVPVLHGDMIAHAGEGATVVSGDELVATLARALEADRVGLCSTVPGVLDGEDAVIDRIDDFDAVADVLGASEATDVTGGMAGKVRTLLALEAEASIFGLEGLESFLAGENPGTTID; translated from the coding sequence ATGATCGTTTTGAAACTCGGCGGCAGCGTCATCACGGAGAAGGATCGGCCCGAGACGCTCGACGGCGACGCCTTAGCGCGGGCGGCGGACGCGATCGCGGCGCTCGAGGGCGACGAGGACCTCGTCGTCGTCCACGGCGGGGGGAGCTTCGGGCACCACAACGCCAGCGAACACGGCATCACCACGACGGCGGGGACTCACGACGCGAGCGCGGCGCTCGACGTTCACGGTGCGATGAAGACCCTGAACCAGTTCGTCCTCGGGCGGCTGCTCGAGCGCGACGTCGAGGCGGTGCCGGTCCATCCCTTCTCGGCGGGCCGTCGCGACGCTGAAGGGAACCTCCAGCTGCCGACCGGGCAGGTCGAGACGATGCTCACCGAGGGATTCGTTCCCGTCCTCCACGGCGATATGATCGCCCACGCGGGCGAAGGCGCGACCGTCGTCAGCGGTGACGAACTGGTGGCGACCCTGGCTCGAGCCCTCGAGGCCGATCGGGTCGGGCTCTGTTCGACGGTTCCCGGCGTACTGGACGGCGAGGACGCGGTCATCGACCGGATCGACGACTTCGACGCCGTGGCCGACGTCCTGGGAGCCAGCGAGGCGACCGACGTGACCGGCGGGATGGCCGGCAAGGTGCGGACGCTGCTCGCTCTCGAGGCCGAGGCGTCGATCTTCGGACTCGAGGGTTTGGAGTCGTTCCTCGCGGGCGAGAACCCGGGGACGACGATCGACTGA
- a CDS encoding TrkH family potassium uptake protein codes for MRLRTDWRASVALVGTVLKYLSVPLVIPLVVALIYRDPVVPFVATIALTIAVGEGLERLSPEPDLDIREAMLFVAISWLAVAIVGAVPYVIAGWGTESTLAHPVNALFESMSGFTTTGATVLGEISLERHSHAIMMWRQLTQWLGGMGIIVLMVAILPEVAVSGAQLVESEAPGPELQKLTPRIAETARILWLVYFAFTVVYIAILYGLHLAGMAPNMGLYNAIAHGFTTLPTGGFSPEADSVAAFSAAVQWTAVPFMIIAGTNFALFWHVFSGEGHRFVRNSEFRAYITAIAGLTALLAGMLYVGTAPALAELGGVTEGVFENSLRQSAFQISSLLTSTGYATSDFVDWSSTGKIVLLFAMLVGGCAGSTGGGVKVVRWLIIFKVLRRELFTASHPEVVRPIRLGGNVVDEDAIRGVLGFTFMYLIIFAGATLLIALDVSRASAIANFSPLEAFSASLATIGNIGPGFGHLGPFGSYLDFPVPSKLLMIFLMWIGRLEIIPVLVLFTGGFWTR; via the coding sequence ATGCGGCTCCGAACTGACTGGCGCGCCAGCGTCGCGCTCGTCGGAACCGTTCTCAAGTATCTCTCCGTGCCGCTGGTGATCCCGCTCGTCGTGGCGCTTATCTATCGCGATCCAGTCGTCCCGTTCGTCGCGACGATCGCGCTGACGATCGCAGTCGGCGAGGGCCTCGAGCGGCTCAGCCCCGAACCGGACCTCGATATCCGCGAGGCGATGCTGTTCGTCGCGATCTCGTGGCTCGCCGTCGCGATCGTGGGCGCAGTACCGTACGTGATCGCGGGCTGGGGAACCGAGTCGACCCTTGCCCATCCCGTCAACGCCCTCTTCGAGTCGATGTCCGGGTTCACGACAACCGGAGCGACCGTCCTGGGCGAGATCTCCCTCGAGCGCCACTCCCACGCGATCATGATGTGGCGACAGCTCACCCAGTGGCTCGGCGGGATGGGGATCATCGTGTTGATGGTCGCAATCTTGCCGGAAGTCGCCGTCAGCGGTGCCCAGCTCGTCGAGTCGGAGGCCCCGGGTCCCGAGCTACAGAAACTCACGCCGCGGATCGCGGAGACCGCCCGCATCCTCTGGTTGGTCTACTTCGCCTTTACCGTCGTCTATATCGCCATTCTCTACGGCCTGCACCTCGCTGGGATGGCGCCCAATATGGGGCTATACAACGCCATCGCCCACGGGTTCACGACGCTCCCGACCGGCGGGTTCTCGCCGGAGGCCGACAGCGTCGCAGCCTTCTCGGCGGCCGTGCAGTGGACCGCCGTTCCGTTCATGATCATCGCCGGGACCAACTTCGCGCTGTTCTGGCACGTCTTCAGCGGGGAGGGCCACCGCTTCGTCCGAAACTCCGAGTTCCGCGCCTACATCACCGCGATCGCCGGACTCACCGCCCTCCTGGCCGGGATGCTCTATGTCGGCACCGCGCCCGCGCTGGCGGAACTCGGCGGCGTGACCGAAGGCGTGTTCGAGAACTCGCTGCGCCAGAGCGCTTTCCAGATCTCCTCGCTGTTGACCTCGACGGGGTACGCGACCAGCGACTTCGTCGACTGGAGTTCGACGGGGAAGATCGTCCTCCTGTTCGCGATGCTCGTGGGCGGCTGTGCCGGCTCGACGGGCGGCGGCGTCAAGGTCGTCCGATGGCTGATCATCTTCAAAGTCCTTCGGCGGGAGCTGTTTACCGCATCCCACCCCGAAGTCGTCCGTCCGATCCGGCTCGGCGGCAACGTCGTCGACGAGGACGCCATCCGGGGCGTCCTCGGCTTTACCTTCATGTACCTCATCATCTTCGCCGGCGCAACCTTGCTGATCGCGCTGGACGTCAGTCGGGCCAGTGCGATCGCGAACTTCTCGCCGCTCGAGGCCTTCAGCGCGAGCCTCGCGACGATCGGGAACATCGGCCCCGGCTTCGGCCACCTCGGACCGTTCGGCAGCTACCTGGACTTCCCGGTCCCGTCGAAACTCCTGATGATCTTCCTGATGTGGATCGGCCGCCTCGAGATCATCCCGGTACTGGTCCTCTTTACCGGCGGGTTCTGGACCCGCTGA
- a CDS encoding potassium channel family protein gives MYIVIVGAGDIGQPLIDIATRSGNEVVVIENDPERADRAAGTYDCLILEDDATDHNALQDAGIERADALISTTDRDATNIMVCLLAQEHEVPNIVSVVHDPEHMNVFRQIGVNTMENPQELIAEYLYRAVARPAIVDYMRIGEQAEVFEIEVTANAPLAGKTLIDAADEDLLSEDVLVVAIEREGEDQPITPRGNTRIEAGDLLTVYSAFGAEPELTDVFGHPEDRVQ, from the coding sequence ATGTATATCGTCATCGTCGGTGCGGGCGATATCGGTCAACCACTCATCGATATCGCGACGCGTTCGGGAAACGAAGTCGTCGTCATCGAGAACGACCCCGAACGTGCGGATCGGGCCGCCGGTACGTACGACTGTCTGATCCTCGAGGACGATGCAACCGATCACAATGCGCTTCAGGACGCCGGCATCGAGCGGGCGGACGCCCTGATCAGTACGACCGACCGGGACGCGACCAACATCATGGTCTGTCTGCTCGCCCAGGAACACGAGGTCCCCAACATCGTCTCGGTCGTTCACGATCCCGAACACATGAACGTGTTCCGCCAGATCGGCGTCAACACGATGGAGAATCCGCAGGAACTCATCGCCGAATACCTCTATCGGGCGGTTGCTCGCCCGGCGATCGTCGACTACATGCGGATCGGCGAGCAGGCGGAAGTGTTCGAGATCGAGGTGACGGCAAACGCGCCGCTCGCCGGGAAGACGCTCATCGATGCGGCCGATGAGGACCTCCTCTCCGAGGACGTCCTCGTCGTCGCCATCGAACGGGAGGGCGAGGATCAGCCGATCACGCCACGAGGGAATACGCGGATCGAGGCCGGAGACCTCCTGACGGTCTATTCGGCGTTCGGTGCGGAACCCGAACTCACGGACGTGTTCGGCCATCCCGAAGACCGAGTCCAATGA
- a CDS encoding TrkH family potassium uptake protein, whose translation MKGAARTIGRDLGRIFQALAGLLFVSILVALIWGEYYAIPALVVAGLVPFVVGYILTSRFRDAARPGKLHGMIIAALGWFCVAIFGSLPFLLIAWTVELAPPILGEPSQTSTLAAFTNPINAVFESMSGFTGTGLTMTDNEEVLPRTLQWWRTFIEWIGGVGVIVLTTAILARPGSGSLTLYESEARSERIHPSIVSTVQTIWWIFILFTFVSILLLWVVGMPLWGAINHGMTGLATGGFSITDNSIATYDSVAIDFALLPVMLLGSIAFPVHYLILQGDLRNLYSDLQTRWVFIYMGIGTVLLTVLVYVSDTYDSLFTAFRYGSFQFVSAATCAGFQTAADTTNVALGRWSAQAQLTVVFGMVVGGAAGSTVGGIKLIRALTLLKGIRFRIADVFYPETAVRRLKINGRRLNEQEMRQEFEEAAIIAALWFLFLGLGTFALLIMLPQGEYTLENVIFEVASAQGNVGLSAGITGPESLPTLGKVMFLFNMWIGRLEIIPVLVTLRAVFDRGGLYR comes from the coding sequence ATGAAGGGGGCGGCACGGACCATCGGACGGGATCTGGGCCGCATCTTTCAGGCGCTGGCCGGACTGCTGTTCGTTTCGATCCTCGTGGCGCTCATCTGGGGGGAGTACTACGCGATTCCGGCACTGGTCGTCGCGGGACTGGTCCCCTTCGTCGTCGGCTACATCTTGACCTCGCGGTTCCGGGACGCGGCCCGGCCCGGCAAGCTCCACGGGATGATCATCGCCGCGCTGGGCTGGTTCTGTGTCGCGATCTTCGGGTCGCTGCCGTTTCTCCTCATCGCGTGGACGGTCGAACTCGCGCCGCCGATCCTCGGCGAGCCGTCCCAGACGTCGACGCTCGCGGCGTTTACGAACCCGATCAATGCCGTCTTCGAGAGCATGAGCGGCTTCACCGGGACCGGGCTGACGATGACCGACAACGAGGAGGTCCTGCCGCGGACGCTGCAGTGGTGGCGGACGTTCATCGAGTGGATCGGCGGCGTGGGCGTGATCGTCCTCACGACGGCGATCCTCGCCCGGCCGGGGAGCGGCTCGCTCACCCTCTACGAGAGCGAAGCCCGCTCCGAGCGAATCCATCCGAGCATCGTCTCGACCGTGCAGACGATCTGGTGGATCTTCATCCTCTTTACGTTCGTCTCGATCCTGCTGCTGTGGGTCGTCGGAATGCCGCTCTGGGGGGCGATCAACCACGGCATGACGGGGCTGGCGACCGGCGGGTTCTCGATCACCGACAACTCGATCGCGACCTACGACAGCGTGGCCATCGACTTCGCGCTCCTCCCGGTCATGCTGCTTGGCAGCATCGCGTTCCCCGTCCACTATCTCATCCTACAGGGTGACCTGCGGAACCTCTATTCGGACCTACAGACCCGCTGGGTGTTCATCTACATGGGGATCGGGACGGTCCTGCTGACCGTGTTGGTCTACGTCAGTGACACGTACGACTCCCTGTTTACCGCGTTCCGGTACGGCTCGTTCCAGTTCGTCTCGGCGGCGACCTGTGCCGGCTTCCAGACCGCGGCCGACACGACGAACGTCGCGTTGGGGCGCTGGTCGGCACAGGCCCAGCTCACCGTCGTGTTCGGGATGGTCGTCGGCGGCGCGGCGGGGTCGACAGTCGGTGGGATCAAGCTGATCCGGGCGCTCACCCTCCTGAAGGGGATCCGGTTCCGTATCGCGGACGTCTTCTACCCCGAGACGGCCGTCCGCCGACTGAAGATCAACGGCCGTCGGCTCAACGAGCAGGAAATGCGCCAGGAGTTCGAGGAAGCGGCGATCATCGCCGCGCTCTGGTTCCTCTTCCTCGGGCTCGGCACCTTCGCGCTCCTCATCATGCTCCCGCAGGGCGAGTACACCCTCGAGAACGTTATCTTCGAAGTGGCAAGCGCACAGGGTAACGTCGGCCTCTCGGCGGGGATCACCGGACCGGAGTCGCTCCCGACGCTCGGCAAGGTCATGTTCCTCTTTAACATGTGGATCGGGCGCCTCGAGATCATTCCCGTGCTGGTGACGCTGCGGGCGGTCTTCGACCGCGGGGGGCTCTACCGATGA
- the trkA gene encoding Trk system potassium transporter TrkA, translated as MYVIIVGAGEVGRSIAANLEDGHDVVVIDRDADVVEELTYSLDVLTIRGDGTDLEILREADLERAELVIACTDNDETNAVVCGAAKAATDVFTVARVRRRTLLETWQGSQGAFGVDFMVCTDLLTARAIFRISGLPSAHDVDTFAGGLVRMAEFDIPTDSPIVDLTVSEADCYDSLTFAAIFRDDEMIVTRGDTHIRAGDRVVVIGSPDSINEFADEVATKPDDAEEVVIVGGSEVGYQAAREFEDHGFRPRLIERDHERAREIAESLPNTMVMESDATNSEFLAREHVGEADVVVAALDSDEKNLLVSLLADRLGVDRTVAIIENPEYADLFETVGIDVAINPREETAEEIIRFTRTDNTEKIAMLEHDRAEVIEIEIGPESVLAGREIVDATDDLPPGVVIGAISRSGDHITPRGSTVIEPGDHVIVFVDATVLDDVLELI; from the coding sequence GTGTACGTAATCATCGTCGGTGCCGGCGAGGTCGGGCGCTCGATCGCCGCGAACCTCGAGGACGGCCACGACGTGGTCGTCATCGACCGCGACGCGGACGTCGTCGAGGAACTCACCTACTCGCTGGACGTGCTGACGATTCGGGGCGACGGGACCGACCTCGAGATCCTTCGTGAGGCGGACCTCGAGCGGGCAGAACTGGTCATCGCCTGTACCGACAACGACGAGACCAACGCGGTCGTCTGTGGCGCGGCCAAGGCCGCGACGGACGTCTTCACGGTCGCTCGAGTGCGCCGCCGGACGCTGCTGGAAACGTGGCAGGGATCGCAGGGTGCCTTCGGCGTCGATTTCATGGTCTGTACGGACCTGTTGACCGCGCGGGCGATCTTCCGTATCTCCGGCCTGCCCAGCGCACACGACGTCGACACGTTCGCCGGCGGACTGGTCCGGATGGCCGAGTTCGACATTCCGACGGACAGTCCGATCGTGGACCTGACCGTCAGCGAGGCCGACTGTTACGACTCGCTGACGTTCGCGGCGATCTTCCGCGACGACGAGATGATCGTAACCCGGGGTGACACACACATTCGGGCGGGCGACCGGGTCGTCGTCATCGGTAGTCCCGACTCGATCAACGAGTTCGCCGACGAGGTCGCGACCAAACCGGACGACGCCGAGGAGGTCGTCATCGTCGGCGGCAGCGAGGTCGGCTACCAAGCGGCCCGCGAGTTCGAGGACCACGGGTTCCGGCCGCGGCTGATCGAGCGGGATCACGAACGGGCCCGCGAGATCGCCGAATCGCTGCCGAACACGATGGTCATGGAAAGCGACGCGACCAACTCCGAGTTCCTCGCGCGCGAACACGTCGGCGAGGCCGACGTCGTCGTCGCCGCCTTAGACAGCGACGAGAAGAACCTGCTCGTCTCCCTGCTTGCCGATCGGCTCGGCGTCGACCGTACCGTCGCGATCATCGAGAACCCCGAGTACGCCGACCTCTTCGAGACCGTCGGGATCGACGTCGCGATCAACCCCCGCGAGGAGACCGCCGAAGAGATCATCCGGTTTACCCGGACCGACAACACCGAGAAGATCGCGATGCTCGAACACGACCGTGCCGAGGTCATCGAGATCGAGATCGGGCCGGAGAGCGTCCTCGCCGGGCGCGAGATCGTCGACGCGACCGACGATCTCCCTCCCGGCGTCGTCATCGGCGCGATTTCGCGGTCCGGCGACCACATCACACCCCGCGGGTCGACCGTCATCGAACCCGGCGACCACGTCATCGTCTTCGTCGACGCGACGGTCCTCGACGACGTCCTCGAGCTGATCTAG
- a CDS encoding ribonuclease J, translated as MEIEIATIGGYEEVGRQMTAVRAGDDVVIFDMGLNLSQVLIHDNVETERMHSLDLIDMGAIPDDRVMSDLEGDVKAIVPTHGHLDHIGAISKLAHRYDAPIVASPFTIELVKQQIEGEQKFGVENDLVKMEAGETMSIGDRNELEFVNVTHSIIDAINPVLHTPEGAIVYGLDKRMDHTPVIGDPIDMERFREIGREGNGVLCYIEDCTNANKKGRTPSEKVAREHLRDVLYSVEDYDGGIVATTFSSHIARVKSLVEFADDIGRQPVLLGRSMEKYSGTAERLDFIDFPSDLGMFGHRKSVDRTFKRIMNEGKENYLPIVTGHQGEPRAMLTRMARGETPYELDDGDKVVFSARVIPEPTNEGQRYQAEKLLGMQGARVYDDIHVSGHLNQEGHYEMLDALQPQHVIPAHQDMSGFSSYVNLCESEGYKMGRDLHVTRNGNLIQLVD; from the coding sequence ATGGAAATCGAAATCGCAACCATTGGCGGCTACGAAGAAGTCGGACGGCAGATGACTGCCGTCCGCGCCGGCGACGACGTCGTCATCTTCGACATGGGTCTGAACCTCTCGCAGGTCCTGATCCACGACAACGTCGAAACCGAGCGGATGCACAGTCTCGACCTGATCGATATGGGCGCAATCCCGGACGACCGGGTCATGAGCGACCTCGAGGGCGACGTCAAGGCCATCGTGCCGACCCACGGGCACCTCGACCACATCGGTGCCATCTCGAAGCTGGCACACCGATACGACGCGCCGATCGTCGCGTCGCCGTTTACGATCGAGTTGGTCAAACAACAGATCGAGGGCGAACAGAAGTTCGGCGTCGAGAACGACCTCGTCAAGATGGAGGCCGGCGAGACGATGTCGATCGGCGACCGCAACGAACTCGAGTTCGTCAACGTCACCCACTCGATCATCGACGCCATCAACCCGGTCCTTCACACGCCCGAGGGAGCGATCGTCTACGGGCTGGACAAGCGCATGGACCACACGCCCGTCATCGGCGACCCGATCGACATGGAGCGGTTCCGCGAGATCGGTCGCGAGGGCAACGGCGTGCTGTGTTACATCGAGGACTGTACCAACGCCAACAAGAAGGGACGGACCCCCTCCGAGAAGGTCGCCCGCGAACACCTCCGGGACGTCCTCTACAGTGTGGAAGATTACGACGGCGGCATCGTCGCGACGACGTTCTCGAGCCACATCGCCCGCGTCAAATCGCTGGTCGAGTTCGCCGACGACATCGGCCGGCAGCCGGTCCTGCTCGGGCGGTCGATGGAGAAGTATTCGGGCACTGCCGAACGGCTCGACTTCATCGACTTCCCCTCGGATCTGGGAATGTTCGGCCACCGCAAATCCGTCGACCGGACGTTCAAACGCATCATGAACGAAGGCAAGGAGAACTACTTGCCCATCGTCACCGGCCACCAGGGCGAGCCCCGCGCGATGCTCACCCGAATGGCCCGCGGCGAGACGCCCTACGAACTGGACGACGGCGACAAGGTCGTCTTCTCGGCACGGGTCATCCCGGAACCGACCAACGAGGGCCAGCGCTACCAGGCCGAGAAGTTGCTCGGCATGCAGGGCGCACGTGTCTACGACGACATCCACGTCTCGGGGCACCTCAACCAAGAGGGCCACTACGAGATGCTCGATGCGCTCCAACCGCAACACGTCATCCCAGCCCACCAGGACATGAGCGGCTTCTCCAGCTACGTCAATCTCTGTGAGAGCGAGGGCTACAAGATGGGCCGAGATCTTCACGTGACACGCAACGGGAACCTCATCCAGCTAGTCGACTGA
- the idsA3 gene encoding geranylfarnesyl diphosphate synthase: MTSPEAREEAVLEAVRKRREQVNDAIPEELPIKRPERLYEASRYLLDAGGKRLRPTVLLTTAEALTDVDPLSADYRSFDPVDGSGPVDMMAAAVSVEVIQSFTLIHDDIMDDDDLRRGVPAVHKEYDLETAILAGDTLYSKAFEIMLETGAESDRIVDALDVLATTCTDICEGQSLDVTFEERADVSPDEYLEMVEQKTAVLYAASACLPAILLGADDETIEELYGYGLDIGRAFQIRDDVLDLTVPSEQLGKQRGSDLVENKQTLITVHAREQGVDVENLVDTDDVEAVTEAEIDDAVAELEASGSIAYADETATDLVERGKRRLEVLPDNEARDLLCELADYLIERGY, translated from the coding sequence ATGACGAGCCCAGAGGCACGCGAAGAGGCGGTGCTCGAGGCGGTCCGGAAGCGCCGCGAGCAGGTCAACGACGCGATCCCCGAGGAGCTACCGATCAAGCGACCCGAGCGGCTCTACGAGGCCTCCCGCTACTTGCTCGATGCGGGCGGCAAGCGACTCCGACCGACGGTGTTGCTGACGACCGCGGAGGCGCTGACCGACGTCGATCCGCTGTCGGCGGACTACCGCTCGTTCGACCCGGTCGACGGGAGCGGGCCGGTCGATATGATGGCCGCCGCGGTCAGCGTCGAGGTCATCCAGTCGTTTACCCTGATCCACGACGACATCATGGACGACGACGACCTCCGCCGTGGGGTGCCGGCCGTCCACAAGGAGTACGACCTCGAGACGGCAATCCTCGCCGGCGACACGCTCTACTCGAAGGCCTTCGAGATCATGCTCGAGACGGGCGCGGAGTCGGATCGGATCGTCGACGCGCTCGACGTGCTGGCGACGACCTGTACGGACATCTGTGAGGGCCAGTCGCTGGACGTCACCTTCGAGGAACGGGCCGACGTGTCCCCCGACGAGTACCTCGAGATGGTCGAACAGAAGACGGCCGTGTTGTACGCCGCGTCGGCGTGTCTCCCCGCGATCTTGCTCGGGGCCGACGACGAGACCATCGAGGAACTCTACGGTTACGGGCTCGACATCGGCCGCGCGTTCCAGATCCGGGACGACGTTCTCGATCTGACGGTCCCGAGCGAACAACTGGGCAAACAGCGCGGCAGCGACCTCGTCGAGAACAAACAGACCCTGATCACCGTCCACGCCCGTGAGCAGGGCGTCGACGTCGAAAACCTGGTCGATACCGACGACGTCGAGGCAGTCACGGAGGCCGAGATCGACGACGCCGTCGCCGAACTCGAGGCGTCGGGCTCGATCGCCTACGCCGACGAGACCGCGACCGATCTCGTCGAACGGGGCAAGCGCCGACTCGAGGTACTGCCGGACAACGAGGCCCGCGACCTGCTCTGTGAGCTGGCGGATTACCTGATCGAACGCGGCTACTGA
- a CDS encoding glutamate--tRNA ligase produces MDDDLRERIEREVEKHALLNAVKHESDADVGAIMGPLMGDNPDFREHGDEIPGIAGGVVGRVNDLDYDEKRERLEELAPAELAEIEAEEEEDEHDLPDLPNADDYDEIRMRCAPNPNGPWHVGHARMPAVIGSYRERYDGWFCVRFDDTDPETKRPDLEAYDAILEDLEYLGFEPDATYKASDRLETYYDHARELIDLGGAYTCSCSGEEFSELKNSGEACPHREKDVETVREEFAAMIDGEYESGEMVLRVKTDIEHKNPALRDWVAFRMIDTPHPREEASEYRCWPMLDFQSGVDDHLLGITHIIRGIDLQDSAKRQGFVYDYFDWEYPEVVHWGHVQLDDYDVKMSTSTISELIEQGELDGWDDPRAPTLKSLRRRGIRGEAIVEAMVGLGTSTSDVDLAMSSIYAANRDLIDEKTDRRFFVRDGNQVPLAGDPPAEANPPLHPNHEERGVREIPVGDSVMLESEDLPDPDADDTRLWLKGLGGFELEDGALRYATDDLDVVREEGVDVVHWVPADGRVPLRMRTIEGDVTGHAEPGVADLEPDELVQFERVGFARIDRHESDEEDDAETVAYYTHP; encoded by the coding sequence ATGGACGACGACTTACGCGAACGCATCGAGCGCGAGGTCGAAAAGCACGCGCTGTTGAACGCCGTCAAACACGAGAGCGACGCCGACGTCGGTGCCATCATGGGGCCGCTAATGGGCGACAACCCCGATTTCCGCGAACACGGCGACGAGATTCCGGGGATCGCCGGCGGCGTCGTCGGTCGGGTCAACGATCTCGACTACGACGAGAAACGCGAGCGCCTCGAGGAACTCGCGCCCGCGGAACTCGCCGAGATCGAGGCCGAGGAGGAAGAAGACGAACACGACCTCCCGGACCTGCCCAACGCCGACGACTACGACGAGATCCGGATGCGGTGTGCGCCCAACCCCAACGGCCCGTGGCACGTCGGCCACGCCCGGATGCCCGCCGTCATCGGCAGCTACCGCGAGCGCTACGACGGCTGGTTCTGCGTGCGCTTCGACGACACCGACCCCGAGACCAAGCGGCCCGATCTCGAGGCCTACGACGCGATCCTCGAGGACCTCGAGTATCTCGGCTTCGAGCCCGACGCGACCTACAAGGCCAGCGACCGCCTCGAGACCTACTACGACCACGCCCGCGAGCTGATCGACCTCGGTGGGGCCTACACCTGCTCGTGTTCGGGCGAGGAGTTCTCCGAGTTGAAAAACAGCGGCGAGGCCTGTCCCCACCGCGAGAAAGACGTCGAGACGGTCCGCGAGGAGTTCGCGGCCATGATCGACGGCGAGTACGAGAGCGGCGAGATGGTCCTCCGCGTGAAAACGGACATCGAACACAAGAATCCTGCCCTGAGGGACTGGGTCGCCTTCCGGATGATCGATACGCCCCACCCCCGCGAGGAAGCCAGCGAGTACCGCTGCTGGCCGATGCTCGACTTCCAGTCGGGGGTCGACGATCACCTGCTCGGGATCACCCACATCATCCGCGGGATCGACCTGCAGGACTCTGCGAAGCGACAGGGGTTCGTCTACGACTACTTCGACTGGGAGTATCCGGAAGTCGTCCACTGGGGCCACGTCCAGCTCGACGACTACGACGTCAAGATGAGTACCTCGACCATCTCGGAGCTGATCGAGCAAGGCGAACTCGACGGCTGGGACGACCCGCGAGCGCCGACGCTCAAGAGCCTGCGCCGGCGCGGTATTCGCGGCGAAGCCATCGTCGAGGCGATGGTGGGCCTCGGCACCTCGACCAGCGACGTCGATCTGGCGATGAGTTCGATCTACGCCGCCAACCGCGACCTGATCGACGAGAAGACTGACCGCCGCTTTTTCGTCCGTGACGGCAATCAGGTCCCCCTCGCCGGTGACCCGCCCGCCGAGGCGAACCCGCCGCTGCACCCCAACCACGAGGAACGGGGCGTCCGAGAGATCCCCGTCGGTGACTCGGTCATGCTCGAGTCCGAGGACCTCCCGGACCCGGACGCCGACGACACGCGCCTCTGGCTGAAGGGACTGGGCGGGTTCGAACTCGAGGACGGCGCGTTGCGGTACGCCACCGACGACCTCGACGTGGTCCGCGAGGAGGGCGTCGACGTCGTCCACTGGGTGCCGGCCGACGGCCGCGTCCCCCTCCGCATGCGGACGATCGAGGGCGACGTTACGGGCCACGCCGAACCCGGCGTCGCCGACCTCGAGCCCGACGAACTGGTGCAGTTCGAGCGGGTCGGGTTCGCGCGAATCGATCGACACGAAAGTGACGAGGAGGACGACGCGGAGACCGTCGCGTACTACACGCATCCCTGA
- a CDS encoding DUF456 domain-containing protein — MVDVVLVVAVALLAGAIVGAAVPMVPSGLLSLAGLGVYWWGSGSAEISAITVAVLAVIAVVTALVEFFGGSIAARAGGASWLTTAVAAVVGIVLMLVTGPVGLLAGLFGTVFVLEFVRGEELEGSARSALYTTVGTLASTAVQVLLTATILLGFLVAVFLL, encoded by the coding sequence ATGGTCGATGTGGTCCTCGTCGTCGCCGTCGCGTTGCTCGCCGGTGCGATCGTCGGCGCGGCCGTCCCGATGGTGCCCAGCGGCCTCCTCTCGCTGGCCGGCCTCGGCGTCTACTGGTGGGGGTCCGGATCGGCGGAGATCAGTGCCATCACCGTCGCCGTCCTGGCCGTCATCGCCGTCGTCACGGCACTCGTCGAGTTCTTCGGCGGCTCGATCGCCGCTCGAGCCGGCGGCGCGTCGTGGCTGACGACCGCCGTCGCCGCCGTCGTCGGCATCGTCCTCATGCTCGTCACCGGCCCGGTCGGGCTACTGGCCGGCCTCTTCGGGACCGTCTTCGTCCTCGAGTTCGTCCGCGGCGAGGAACTCGAGGGCAGCGCCCGGTCGGCGCTCTACACGACCGTCGGCACCCTCGCATCGACGGCAGTCCAGGTGCTGTTGACGGCCACGATTTTGCTTGGCTTTCTCGTCGCGGTCTTCCTGCTGTGA